In Bacillota bacterium, a single window of DNA contains:
- a CDS encoding aromatic ring hydroxylase has protein sequence MRTASEYLEKLATMRKNIYLNGEVIGRNDPRIVQASKAIRMTFDLAEDPQYKQLATATSHVTGQTINRFTHIHQNPDDLLIKQEMTRKFCGMVGGCIQRCMGCDVMNALSVTTKNADLKYGTDYHERWLKYLKYFQENDLVAACAQTDAKGDRRLRPGEQPDPDQYLHVVERRVDGVVVRGAKLHNTMAPYADEIIAIPTRALKKDEKDYAIAFAIPADTEGIYLIGRGSWYPKREPGMEAPIAEIGDVESFTVFDNVFVPNERIFLNGETEFGSEVALLFALFHRHSYCGCKPGTGDVLMGATALVADYLGIEKKSHVRERLAEMVSTAELVYAAGIASAVKSIKAPSGTQIPNIVYANVGRRHAGHNIYREFNILCEIAGGLPATLPFSKEYTSPIVGDFVRKYVTRRAGVSPENHYRAFHLASDLLTSDNSSIKQVAGVHGGGSPIMEDIAVLATYDLESKKNLAKYLAGIKEE, from the coding sequence GTGCGTACGGCTAGTGAATATTTGGAAAAACTGGCAACAATGCGCAAGAACATCTACTTAAACGGGGAGGTGATAGGTCGGAATGATCCCCGGATTGTACAGGCAAGTAAAGCCATCCGCATGACTTTTGACCTGGCAGAAGACCCCCAGTATAAGCAACTGGCAACAGCGACTTCCCACGTAACTGGCCAGACCATCAACCGGTTTACGCACATTCACCAGAACCCTGATGATTTACTGATCAAACAGGAAATGACCAGAAAGTTTTGCGGGATGGTGGGGGGTTGCATCCAGCGGTGCATGGGGTGTGATGTCATGAATGCCCTGTCAGTGACGACCAAGAACGCCGACTTGAAGTACGGGACCGACTACCACGAAAGGTGGCTAAAATATCTGAAATACTTCCAGGAGAATGATCTGGTTGCGGCTTGTGCCCAAACCGACGCCAAGGGAGACAGGAGGCTTAGACCAGGGGAACAACCCGATCCTGACCAGTATCTGCACGTGGTGGAAAGAAGGGTAGATGGTGTTGTTGTCCGCGGGGCCAAGCTGCACAATACCATGGCACCTTATGCCGATGAAATCATCGCCATTCCCACCCGGGCTCTGAAAAAGGATGAGAAGGACTACGCGATTGCTTTTGCTATTCCTGCGGATACTGAGGGAATCTATCTCATCGGACGGGGAAGTTGGTATCCCAAAAGAGAACCGGGGATGGAGGCGCCCATTGCAGAGATTGGGGATGTTGAAAGTTTTACCGTTTTTGATAATGTTTTTGTTCCCAACGAACGCATCTTCCTCAATGGGGAGACTGAGTTCGGCAGTGAAGTGGCGTTGCTCTTTGCCCTTTTTCACCGGCACAGCTATTGCGGCTGCAAACCGGGTACGGGTGATGTGCTGATGGGCGCGACAGCGTTGGTGGCTGATTATCTTGGGATCGAAAAAAAGAGCCATGTCCGGGAGAGACTGGCCGAAATGGTCAGCACGGCCGAACTGGTGTACGCGGCGGGGATCGCCTCGGCAGTAAAATCGATAAAAGCTCCGTCTGGCACGCAGATCCCGAACATTGTGTATGCCAATGTAGGGAGGAGACATGCGGGTCACAACATTTACCGTGAATTTAATATTCTGTGTGAAATCGCTGGTGGTCTGCCAGCTACTCTACCATTCTCTAAGGAATATACCAGCCCGATCGTCGGTGATTTTGTCCGGAAATACGTAACCAGGAGAGCGGGCGTTTCGCCGGAAAACCATTATCGGGCTTTCCATTTGGCCAGTGACCTGTTAACCTCAGATAATTCTTCGATCAAACAGGTGGCCGGGGTACACGGTGGAGGTTCACCGATCATGGAGGACATCGCGGTGCTGGCGACTTACGACCTTGAAAGCAAGAAAAACCTAGCTAAATACCTGGCGGGAATCAAAGAAGAATAA
- a CDS encoding SDR family oxidoreductase, giving the protein MHVKEMFDLTGKTAVVTGGSIGLGAQMATALAEAGANLVVAARRVERCAELCEQLKQLGVKAIPAACDVSKPDDCQRLVDLTVKEFGTLDILVNNAGFTWGADSLNYPMDKWQQVLDVNLTGLFQLSAMAARVMKEQGRGKIINIASVAGFIGAFPESQNTVAYNASKGAVITLTKDLAVKWARYGIYVNAIAPGFFPSHMSEGILKKIGHLVVARVPLGRLGNDQDLKGAIVFLSSAASDYITGHCLIVDGGRLAV; this is encoded by the coding sequence GTGCATGTGAAAGAAATGTTTGATTTGACGGGTAAGACAGCTGTAGTGACCGGTGGCTCTATTGGTTTAGGGGCCCAGATGGCCACGGCTCTGGCGGAAGCCGGCGCTAATCTAGTAGTAGCCGCACGCCGGGTGGAGCGGTGTGCTGAGTTGTGCGAGCAGTTGAAACAACTGGGAGTGAAAGCCATTCCCGCTGCCTGCGATGTGAGCAAGCCCGATGACTGTCAAAGATTGGTAGATTTGACAGTGAAAGAGTTTGGGACTTTAGATATCCTAGTTAATAACGCTGGCTTCACCTGGGGTGCAGACTCATTGAATTATCCTATGGATAAATGGCAACAAGTACTGGATGTTAATTTAACCGGTCTCTTTCAGTTATCAGCGATGGCGGCCCGGGTAATGAAGGAACAGGGAAGAGGTAAAATTATCAATATTGCTTCGGTTGCGGGTTTCATAGGTGCGTTTCCTGAATCACAGAATACAGTTGCCTATAATGCCAGTAAGGGGGCCGTCATTACCCTGACCAAAGACCTGGCCGTGAAATGGGCCCGTTACGGAATCTACGTAAATGCTATCGCTCCAGGATTTTTCCCTAGTCATATGAGTGAGGGAATTCTAAAAAAGATTGGCCATCTGGTGGTGGCCCGTGTGCCGTTGGGTCGGTTAGGGAATGATCAAGACCTGAAGGGTGCCATTGTCTTTTTAAGTTCGGCCGCTTCCGATTATATTACTGGCCATTGTTTGATCGTTGACGGTGGGAGGCTGGCTGTCTAG
- a CDS encoding sodium:solute symporter family protein, with translation MMIAYLVLTTAIGLYLYKTNKSVQEYFIAKRGLGVALIIPLLFAETIAGAGTVGNAAEAFKVGISAVWANWIYVGGYLAYVIFTLKFFRVLGTKMGIISVPEAYELMFDRKTRLLIMVLMCLALGIIFAVQPAAAGGILGPMFKISTTTAGWIAGIIFIIVTCTGGLRGVAWMNVVHSLAMYLGMGIVAWFALSHIGGYSQLSATLPAQMFDFIQPDGWTVTAWVLGTAVTCLTSPVLTAVCLGADSLKTARNGIIVGTLLIIPFAFLPALIGMAAKAHLPATAGKTALFSMAAHTGPWAAGLASMAIIAAIFSTAPALLLLIVTSLTRDFYKIFKPEANDAEQLRFSQISAVLVGVLATFLGMKASSILMQIYGALQIRSVANVVLLLALWWPRINATAAFWSILFGGTIAAVWHFAGSPYGIAPLWPSLAVGLPVLAVLTAIYNKEPVSAGYQKYREALHEFEAEESQGNPVSC, from the coding sequence ATGATGATTGCTTATCTGGTGTTGACAACAGCTATTGGTTTATATTTATACAAAACCAATAAGAGTGTCCAGGAATACTTTATCGCGAAAAGAGGCCTGGGCGTAGCTTTGATAATCCCGTTGCTGTTCGCGGAGACGATCGCCGGCGCAGGGACAGTTGGCAACGCGGCTGAAGCGTTTAAGGTCGGTATTTCTGCGGTCTGGGCTAACTGGATCTATGTGGGTGGGTATTTGGCTTATGTCATCTTTACGCTCAAATTTTTCCGGGTTTTAGGGACCAAGATGGGTATTATATCTGTTCCCGAGGCATATGAGTTAATGTTTGATAGGAAAACGCGCTTATTGATTATGGTTTTGATGTGTCTGGCGCTTGGAATTATTTTTGCTGTACAACCAGCGGCGGCAGGCGGGATCCTGGGGCCTATGTTTAAAATAAGTACAACTACTGCAGGCTGGATCGCAGGGATTATTTTTATCATTGTAACCTGTACCGGTGGGTTGAGGGGCGTTGCCTGGATGAATGTCGTCCATTCCTTAGCGATGTATCTTGGAATGGGGATTGTTGCCTGGTTTGCCCTCAGCCATATAGGTGGTTATTCACAGTTAAGTGCTACTCTGCCAGCACAGATGTTTGATTTTATCCAACCTGATGGTTGGACTGTTACTGCCTGGGTGCTCGGGACAGCTGTCACCTGCCTTACTTCCCCAGTACTGACGGCTGTGTGTTTGGGGGCTGATTCTTTGAAAACAGCCAGAAATGGAATAATTGTTGGTACCCTGCTAATTATTCCGTTTGCGTTTTTACCAGCCTTGATCGGGATGGCGGCCAAAGCACATTTACCTGCGACTGCAGGGAAGACCGCTCTCTTTTCGATGGCGGCGCACACTGGCCCATGGGCTGCGGGACTGGCCAGCATGGCAATCATCGCGGCGATATTTTCCACAGCACCAGCGCTGTTATTACTTATCGTTACTTCACTTACCAGGGATTTCTACAAAATCTTTAAACCTGAAGCAAATGATGCTGAGCAACTCAGGTTTTCCCAGATCAGCGCTGTTTTAGTCGGAGTCCTGGCTACTTTCCTGGGGATGAAGGCCAGTTCTATCTTGATGCAAATCTATGGGGCTTTGCAAATCCGTTCAGTAGCGAATGTGGTGTTACTTTTAGCTTTATGGTGGCCTCGAATTAATGCTACCGCGGCTTTTTGGTCGATCTTGTTTGGCGGCACAATTGCTGCGGTTTGGCACTTCGCCGGCAGTCCATACGGAATAGCTCCGTTGTGGCCATCGCTTGCTGTGGGGCTTCCGGTATTGGCAGTTTTGACTGCAATATATAACAAAGAACCAGTATCGGCGGGATACCAGAAATATCGCGAAGCCCTGCATGAATTTGAAGCAGAGGAAAGCCAAGGCAATCCTGTGAGTTGTTAG
- a CDS encoding sigma 54-interacting transcriptional regulator, with product MNPYVCTKAELTSALEKSRYLVDISVPIIKSLTKYLSGLSAITVLADEKLCILKIIGDKPALDWAKRAHIHEGSLWSEKLVGTNAGGLMAALTKPVAVIGYEHFCLFAYCGSCFCAPIIDQGKIIGNVAILASVNRASSQTLGMVAAITKLIELKIIQERTTTLQKAVLESMPEGILVVDSSGIINFTNENCERMLQQPNRMLIGMNISDLFGKDPDSRYLINTITGRNTIKEEPLLLKVGKEKIRYNVTCTPLSNFASPQVGSVIILRENNRTIHLVSKKIGNLPKMTFNDIVGNNTTFIQAIHIAKAAANSSSNVLLLGESGTGKDVIAQSIHNASARRNKPFIAINCAALPRDLIASELFGYEEGAFTGARKGGQIGKFELADQGTIFLDEIGDIPLDLQASLLRVLEEKSVMRLGGTKFIPVNVRVIAATNKDLEEEISHNRFRRDLYYRLGVIKITIPPLRERPDDIMLLAQHFLETISQRLNKPIMALAPEVVNAFMNYNWPGNVRELQNVLEAAIQLTSGNTISYDYIQEYLRSNEESTPKQDEENLTISCIEKQMILKCLGKHNYNKSKTAKALGISRRTLYRRLKEYNIE from the coding sequence ATGAATCCCTACGTTTGTACCAAAGCCGAATTAACATCGGCCCTGGAGAAATCACGATATTTGGTCGATATTTCTGTCCCCATCATCAAGTCCTTAACGAAATACCTTTCAGGACTCTCTGCCATCACTGTTCTGGCCGATGAGAAGCTTTGTATCCTAAAAATCATCGGTGATAAGCCTGCCCTGGATTGGGCTAAACGAGCTCATATTCACGAAGGTTCCTTGTGGTCAGAAAAGCTGGTAGGCACCAATGCTGGTGGTTTAATGGCGGCATTGACCAAACCAGTCGCGGTTATTGGGTATGAGCATTTTTGTCTTTTTGCTTACTGCGGCTCCTGTTTCTGCGCGCCAATTATTGATCAGGGAAAAATTATCGGTAACGTCGCGATATTGGCTTCTGTTAACCGAGCAAGTAGTCAAACTTTGGGGATGGTAGCAGCAATCACAAAATTAATCGAATTGAAAATCATCCAGGAAAGGACCACAACGCTGCAGAAAGCTGTATTGGAGTCGATGCCTGAAGGGATTCTTGTAGTTGACAGCAGCGGGATTATCAACTTCACGAACGAAAATTGCGAAAGAATGTTGCAACAGCCCAATCGGATGTTGATTGGCATGAATATCTCTGACTTGTTTGGAAAAGATCCTGACAGTCGGTACTTAATAAATACGATAACCGGCCGAAATACCATCAAAGAAGAACCATTACTACTTAAAGTAGGGAAAGAAAAGATCCGTTATAACGTCACCTGTACCCCGCTTAGTAATTTTGCATCGCCCCAGGTTGGCTCGGTGATAATCCTCAGGGAAAATAATCGAACAATTCACCTGGTCAGTAAAAAGATTGGTAACCTGCCTAAGATGACGTTTAACGACATAGTAGGCAATAACACCACATTCATACAAGCCATCCACATTGCTAAAGCAGCTGCCAATTCGTCTTCGAACGTGTTGCTCCTTGGAGAAAGCGGGACGGGTAAAGATGTCATCGCCCAGTCCATCCATAACGCGAGTGCGAGAAGGAATAAACCTTTTATTGCCATAAACTGCGCGGCCTTGCCAAGAGATCTGATTGCGAGTGAGCTTTTTGGGTATGAAGAAGGGGCTTTTACGGGAGCAAGAAAGGGTGGACAGATTGGTAAGTTCGAACTTGCCGATCAAGGTACGATCTTTCTTGATGAAATCGGCGATATACCCCTTGATTTGCAGGCTTCCCTGTTGAGGGTGCTTGAGGAAAAAAGCGTGATGCGCTTAGGCGGGACCAAGTTTATCCCCGTCAACGTCAGGGTAATTGCCGCCACGAATAAGGACCTGGAGGAAGAGATCAGCCACAACCGTTTCCGACGTGACCTCTATTACCGCTTGGGTGTAATCAAGATCACCATTCCCCCTCTCCGCGAACGGCCAGACGACATCATGTTGCTGGCCCAACATTTCTTAGAAACAATTAGCCAGCGCTTAAACAAACCAATCATGGCCCTGGCTCCTGAGGTTGTCAATGCATTTATGAATTACAACTGGCCGGGGAATGTCAGAGAACTGCAAAATGTATTGGAAGCAGCGATTCAACTCACCTCGGGAAACACAATTTCTTATGATTACATCCAGGAATACCTTAGGTCAAATGAAGAAAGTACACCAAAACAAGACGAAGAAAATCTAACCATCTCTTGCATAGAAAAACAAATGATTTTAAAATGTCTGGGTAAACACAACTATAATAAAAGCAAAACCGCCAAGGCTCTGGGAATATCACGTCGAACTTTGTACAGACGTTTGAAAGAATATAACATCGAATAA
- a CDS encoding phosphoglucosamine mutase, which translates to MGELFGTDGARGVANQELTPELAFRLGRAGAYVLTREAKHPRIVIGKDTRISGDMLEAALLAGICSVGADALRVGILPTPGIAYLTRALEATAGVVISASHNPVADNGIKFFAGTGYKLDDDLETEIERLVLEDDQEIPRPIGEEIGRVYEVDGAVNRYAEFLKSTVAMDLSGMTILVDCANGAAYETAPQVLRELGARVIAINDRPNGININYHCGSTYPSTLRAAVLEHKPDLGISFDGDADRVIMVDEYGNIVDGDFIMVICALHLSRTGRLPGNAIVATVMSNLGLHLALKQEGIRVHETRVGDRYVLEEMLKTGAILGGEQSGHIIFLKYNTTGDGILTALQLLSVLKETGKSLFELAQQMRRLPQVLVNVRVKDKSKLDTSPVVAAAIERAKQRLGDRGRVLVRPSGTEPLVRVMAEGSDEEELKQVVDELAAVVSAQL; encoded by the coding sequence ATGGGAGAGTTATTTGGAACCGATGGGGCAAGAGGGGTGGCCAATCAGGAGTTAACCCCGGAACTGGCTTTCCGCTTGGGGCGCGCTGGAGCTTATGTGCTCACCCGTGAAGCAAAACACCCGCGGATTGTGATCGGAAAAGATACCCGTATCTCCGGGGATATGTTAGAGGCGGCCTTGCTGGCCGGGATTTGCTCGGTCGGGGCGGACGCCCTGCGGGTTGGCATCTTACCAACCCCAGGCATTGCCTATTTGACCCGGGCACTGGAAGCTACGGCCGGCGTAGTCATCTCGGCTTCCCATAACCCGGTGGCGGATAATGGGATCAAGTTCTTCGCGGGGACGGGATACAAGCTGGATGACGACCTGGAGACCGAGATCGAGCGCCTGGTACTGGAAGATGATCAAGAAATACCCCGACCGATTGGCGAGGAAATTGGGAGAGTGTACGAAGTTGACGGAGCGGTTAACCGCTACGCGGAGTTTCTCAAGAGTACGGTGGCGATGGACTTAAGCGGGATGACCATCCTGGTTGACTGCGCGAACGGAGCGGCATACGAAACGGCCCCCCAGGTTTTGCGTGAATTGGGGGCGCGGGTGATCGCGATTAATGATCGGCCTAACGGGATTAACATCAATTACCACTGTGGTTCTACTTATCCCAGTACACTGCGGGCGGCGGTCCTTGAGCATAAGCCTGATCTGGGAATATCTTTTGATGGCGATGCCGACCGGGTGATTATGGTTGATGAATACGGTAACATTGTAGATGGAGATTTTATTATGGTGATCTGCGCCCTCCACCTGAGCCGGACCGGTCGACTTCCCGGCAACGCCATTGTGGCGACGGTAATGAGCAACTTGGGTCTACACCTGGCGCTCAAGCAAGAAGGGATTAGGGTCCATGAGACCAGGGTCGGTGACCGGTATGTTCTGGAGGAAATGTTGAAGACCGGGGCGATTCTGGGTGGGGAACAGTCCGGCCACATCATTTTTCTTAAATACAACACCACCGGTGATGGAATTTTGACGGCGCTTCAGTTGTTGTCTGTCCTCAAGGAGACAGGGAAATCCTTGTTCGAGCTGGCCCAGCAGATGCGGCGTCTGCCCCAGGTGTTGGTCAACGTCCGGGTCAAAGACAAGTCGAAGTTAGATACTTCCCCAGTGGTGGCGGCGGCGATCGAACGGGCCAAGCAACGGCTCGGTGACCGGGGACGGGTACTGGTCCGCCCGTCAGGTACGGAGCCATTGGTCCGGGTTATGGCTGAGGGATCCGACGAGGAGGAGTTAAAACAGGTGGTTGACGAGTTGGCGGCGGTGGTTTCGGCCCAGTTGTAA
- the glmS gene encoding glutamine--fructose-6-phosphate transaminase (isomerizing): MCGIVGYIGDKPAVPVLIEGLKKLEYRGYDSAGLAVLDGGDLVVTKSAGKISILEEILFEVNMPHSRIGIGHTRWATHGRPSDINSHPHTDCTGKFAVVHNGIIENFLPLKEWLQGEGHVFVSETDTEVLPHLIEHFYQGNLEQAMMEVLARVEGSYAVAVFSEHEPNKLVAARKDSPLVVGLSQGEYFIASDIPAILNHTRQTYILNDGEIAVLTRDGVQIFNQTGQPVKKEIFEVKWDAVAAEKGGYEHFMLKEIHEQPKALRDTMTGRIAVDNKSVILSEVSLTPDAVRQLKKISIVACGTAYHAGIVGKYVIEKLARIPVEVDIASEFRYRNPLLDQYTLVVAISQSGETADTLAALREAKAKGARVVAVTNVVGSSVSREADDVIYTWAGPEIAVASTKAYTTQLVGMYLLAIYLAQHRGTLKPEEIEPILVAMRNLPQQAQAILDRVRVVKELTEKYAHCDDTFFIGRGLDYAVALEGSLKLKEISYIHAEAYAAGELKHGTLALIVEGIPVIALATQEDLYDKMMSNVKEVKARDATVIGITFEGNQEIAKSVDEVIYLPKTLPLLAPILTVIPLQLLAYYVAVQRGCDVDKPRNLAKSVTVE; this comes from the coding sequence ATGTGTGGTATTGTTGGATACATTGGCGATAAGCCAGCGGTGCCCGTGCTCATCGAAGGCTTAAAGAAACTGGAATACCGCGGCTATGATTCCGCGGGCCTGGCGGTGCTGGACGGGGGCGACCTGGTTGTTACCAAGAGCGCGGGGAAAATCAGCATTCTGGAAGAAATATTGTTTGAAGTAAACATGCCCCATAGCCGGATTGGCATCGGCCACACCCGGTGGGCAACTCATGGGCGGCCATCAGATATCAACTCCCATCCTCACACTGATTGTACGGGCAAGTTCGCCGTTGTCCACAATGGAATCATCGAAAACTTCCTGCCGCTCAAAGAATGGCTGCAGGGAGAGGGGCACGTTTTTGTTTCTGAGACTGATACCGAGGTTCTCCCACACCTGATCGAACATTTTTATCAGGGGAACCTTGAACAGGCGATGATGGAAGTGCTTGCGCGGGTTGAAGGCTCTTATGCTGTAGCTGTTTTTAGCGAACACGAACCGAACAAACTTGTGGCGGCCCGGAAGGACAGCCCGCTGGTGGTTGGTTTGAGTCAAGGGGAATATTTTATCGCCTCGGATATCCCGGCGATCCTCAACCATACCCGCCAGACCTACATCTTGAACGATGGCGAAATCGCGGTTCTGACCCGGGACGGTGTTCAGATCTTCAATCAAACTGGGCAGCCGGTCAAAAAGGAAATCTTTGAGGTGAAGTGGGATGCGGTCGCGGCTGAAAAGGGCGGCTATGAACACTTTATGCTCAAGGAGATCCACGAGCAACCTAAAGCCCTGCGGGATACCATGACCGGTCGAATCGCGGTTGATAATAAAAGCGTTATTCTTTCCGAGGTCAGCTTAACACCCGACGCGGTTCGCCAGTTGAAAAAGATCTCCATTGTGGCCTGCGGCACCGCTTATCACGCGGGGATCGTTGGCAAATACGTGATCGAAAAACTGGCCCGGATTCCTGTCGAGGTTGACATCGCCTCTGAGTTCCGCTACCGTAACCCGCTGCTTGACCAGTACACCCTGGTGGTGGCGATCAGTCAATCCGGGGAAACGGCTGATACTCTGGCCGCCCTGCGGGAAGCCAAAGCCAAAGGGGCAAGAGTAGTTGCGGTCACCAATGTGGTGGGAAGCTCTGTTTCCCGCGAAGCAGATGATGTCATCTATACCTGGGCTGGCCCCGAGATCGCAGTCGCTTCGACCAAGGCCTATACCACCCAGTTAGTCGGGATGTACCTCTTGGCCATTTATCTGGCTCAGCATCGGGGAACCTTGAAACCCGAAGAGATTGAACCGATCCTGGTGGCAATGCGGAACCTGCCTCAGCAGGCCCAGGCGATCCTGGACCGGGTGCGAGTGGTCAAGGAACTGACTGAGAAATACGCCCACTGTGACGATACCTTCTTCATCGGCCGTGGTTTAGATTACGCCGTGGCCCTGGAAGGCTCACTGAAACTGAAGGAAATTTCTTATATCCACGCCGAAGCTTACGCAGCCGGGGAACTTAAGCACGGCACCCTGGCTTTGATCGTAGAGGGAATTCCCGTGATTGCTCTAGCGACCCAGGAAGACCTGTACGACAAGATGATGAGCAATGTCAAGGAAGTCAAGGCCCGGGACGCGACGGTTATCGGGATCACCTTCGAAGGGAACCAAGAGATTGCTAAGTCGGTAGATGAAGTGATTTATCTGCCCAAGACCCTGCCCTTACTGGCGCCGATCCTCACTGTCATCCCGCTGCAGTTGCTGGCCTACTACGTAGCTGTCCAGCGTGGCTGCGATGTGGATAAGCCGAGAAACCTGGCCAAATCGGTTACGGTGGAGTAG